In Quercus robur chromosome 11, dhQueRobu3.1, whole genome shotgun sequence, the sequence CCATCAAAGTCCACACTCCACATTACCTAAACTTCTGAGCAGTAAATGTTTTCCACTTCCACTCAAGAAATCTAGGATTATCTAAATGTTCAGTAAAAGCACTATACCATAGAGTATACGCCAAAAGAATCTTTACATTTGACTATCAGGAGGAGACCATAATTCCTTAATTATTGTGGAGGAGACAAAGTGGGTGACTGGCTAAACGTTTTCCTAGTTGCACCAACCTtcaagtaaagaaaaagaaggaataaagaggaagagaaaagcTCAGAAAGAATTTAGTTTCCTGCTGTTTGAGAAGCTTTACTTGGAGAAGTTCACGATAAAAAGCAGAGGATCATTGAGATGTAAGCAACCTGGAGATCCCCCATATTCCGATTGTCATTTTCCTGAACTCCTATGATATGATTCTCTCTTACAATAATAATGtctaatcaaatttaaaatcaatGCATTTGCTTATGTACAAAATATATACTAGACTCTTTGATTCACCAAGTCCTTTATCAATGAAAATGATGGCATAAATGCAACATTACTCATACCATTTGTAATAAgagataattacacataacaaatgtaatttaaaaatgcaaaatgaaaCGCATAACAATTTATATATGCAAGTTCAGGAAATTTGCAAAGGCACGATCAGGGAAATTTTGCAACTCTATAAGATTAACTTTGACTTTTATTATGCAAGAACAGAGAAAGATGTATTTCGCTTATGGGGACTAATTTGCACGTGCAAGATCTGAGAAATTTTGCAACTTTATAAGATTAACTTTGACTTCATTGGGCAAGAACAGGTAAAGATGACATTTTGCATATGGGGTCTAAATCTAATTGCATGTGCAAGATCAAGAAATTTTGCGACTTTATAAGATTAACTTTGACCTCCATTGGGCATGAACAGGTAAAGATGACATTTTACAAATGGGGGCTAATTTGCATGTGCAAAATCAGGAAATGTTGCAACTTTATAAGATGAACTTTGACTTCCATTTGGCAAAAACAGGTAAAGATGACATTATGCATAAGGGGGCTAATTTGCATAATTGCATGTGCAAGATCAGGAAAATTTTGCAACTTTATAAGATGAAGTTTGACTTCCATTTGGCAAGAAAAGGTGACAATGACATATTCTAAATGAAAGTTTAGGACAAAGATGAATGTAAGTAACTTAAGAATCAAATCCATCAAGAGTAAAAGTTGGATCCTCAGCAGAATAGACTGCCTCTGAACGTCAAATTAACTATGAAAATGAAGGTTCTAAAATggaaattagaagaaaaaaaaagtgggggggggggggggggggggggggaggggagagAAAGGAAATCTTGTGTTTGAATTCTCGGAAGATCAGCAAACTGAGACAGACCTAGCATACCAGTGCCACtcaattcaaattttcttttcatttccctCAGACTCACAGTATTGCCCACAAACAGAGAAATAGTTAGGACGTTTGTTCTCTAAATAGCGGCCTGCAAAAAATTTAAGGCTCCCCAAGATCATTATAATTACTGGGATCCAACTTTTCCAAAAAGCACAACATATTTACCTTCAACAACATAGAAAATCCAACAAGTAATGTGAAATCTGAAGGGATCTCTATTACTGAATGATAAATGTATAAGTGATTACATTAGTGTGCTGTAGGAAAATCTACAAAAGATGTAGCCACtgagttgaagaaaaaaaaaagcaatacacAAAATTACATAAAGGCAAAATGTACCAATTCAGTATCAAACTGCTATCTGGACATTATCTATCACTGATTTtgtctacaaaaaataaataaataaaaatccctGTTAACTTGTAACTATACCAACCAATTCTGCCAGTGTATGACAGTGTAACTATCTATATATTTCAAAAAGGAAAGCAACCTCAATAACTCCATCAAATGGGAAAGATTGCAGCAGAATCACCTACCATGACCATCAACAAGAGATGTCATTAGAGCCATAGCTAATAGCTTGAAGGCTTGAATCTGACATATTTGTCATCCAGCTTCGAGGGCCCTTCGATTCCCCTAATATGTTATACGCATATGATGGCCACCTTACATGCATCCCGCACGAGCTTGTGACGCCCATTTTGATCATCTTCTGTGTTCTCTCAAGAGCTATGAGACTTGAAAATGTAGAAAAGCTGTTGCCAACAAAGACATCAGCCCTTAAACACACTTCATAATCAATTGCTGATTGAATGAGATAGGGATACTTCTTGTAAATTCCATCAACACCcaatttcttcttctccaaAGGAAGCAAGCCTTCCTTCCAACCATTCAATATAGAAGAATCTTCAAGAAGACTATCAGCCACAGCAAGGTAAACTACAGTTGGAGTCTTCAGGCCCACAACGTTCCCCACTCTTTCAATAATCTCCTCCTTGCTGCTACAAATTTGGCTTATGTTTAATCTCTGCTCTAAGTTCTTACAGTGAATCATCCAATCTATCTCTATCCTCATATGGACAGCTACATAAGGCACTAGCCGCAATGTAGACCCCTCAGAATTAGCCCCATCTTGTACAGGCTCGGTATTGCTTCTCAACTCCAGTACTTTCTCTCTAATCTTTGTTACAACTTTATCTGCTTCTTTGGTAATCTCATCCACCAAAACTAAGCACTCAAAGACCTTGGCATAGTCCTTAACAGGCCAATGATCATGCCACAAAAAGGGGTTCTTCCCAACTATGCGTATCACCTCATATCCATCAATAGGGTCCTCTGTATGCTGTCTCAACTGATCTAAATCTCTCTCAATTGTCCACTTCCTTCCACTTCCTTTATGAAGCTCAAACACTCCGGTCTGATTCAAAAGATCCGAGCATCGACCCAATCGGACAAATCCAGCGCATAGTGAATTGAACTTGTCAAATTGGAACACTTTATCCAAGGAAATTGGTTTCAAGAGATCAACTTCTTTGTAAAACAAGGAAGCACTTAAGCTAGGCATCAAAAGAGTTCGGTTCAGCATTCTAGCAGTTAGACAAGCTCTTGCAAATGCAATCTTTTGATTGTTTAAACCCCATACAATCTGAGGAACCTCCAAGAACTTATCTTTTCGAATTCCCAAGTCAGAATTCACTGATAAAGAGCGGTTGTGGAGTAAGACCAAGCTTTTCTGCTCAATTCCACCAGAGCCAGAGAATGTAATAGTAGGAAGCAGAGCAGCTCTAATAACCAGAGAAACCACAACCAAAATAACACATTTGCATGCTATTGAATTCAAATGCCGGCCACAGAATTTGGATTGCTTACAATTAGACGATGATATGTCCATTTAAGATTCACTTGTAAATACTCAATCCTatgagttcaagtccaacacaACCAACTTGAACGCCACAAGAAATCCACATCAATCCAGAGAAAAGTTGCACACAATCGGCCTAACCCTGAAAATTAACAGAaccataaatcaataaaaagatccaaagaaaaaaaaggggttgaTCTAGAACAGGACTAGGGATGAAAAAATTGACAGGCTTTGCATTGCACCTTAATTCAAATGGGAAATGAAATGGGTGAAAGAAGCAAAAGGCATCCAAACCCAGATGCCAAACTCAAGGCAGAAAGCGCCAAGAGATTCCCACGTGATACTCTCATCAAACTGCGTTCAGGTAAAGCaccatcaaaagattcaaaaccatCTTTTTTCAAAACACCAGAATTCacaagaaaacaacaacaaagtaCTAGAAAGAGAAAGTAACGCGTGCAATGCCAAAGAACTTCGAGGTGTCACGAGAGACAGAGAGtctgggtgtgtgtgtgtgtgttgttgtgTCTGTGTTTGTTTCCAatgaaaaaaaaccaaaaactgcaacaacaaaaaaaatctcacctTTTAAGAACGCAATACCTTCTGAACCCAAATTAGCTTATGAGAAAAAGGAATCTGAATTTTTTTCCGAACTCTGAGCCAAAACTCAGAGactcaaaaagagagagaaagaaaaagacaaaagaaaaataatcatgcATGAAGAAAAGGAATCCACAAAGGCCTGGATTCACGCAAACCTCCAAAACCAACCAGCCAAACCCATCAatgtcaaacaaaaaaatcaaaaccaatatGATAAAGACTTTAAataacaacccaaaaaaatcaaaattaaatctccttttttttttctttttttaagtaaaaccCGAAAAGAAATATTGGGATGACGAAGACTAAAGATAATTATACAGAagaggaaataaaaagaaaagtagagggGAAGTGAAAAGGAGTCAGAAGAAATGAGGGATATGTACAGATGAGAGAGAAAGCAGAGAGAGATTGAAGGGTAATTGTCTAATCAGGGTGAGGCAAAAGGACATATTGAGATTTCATTCACAGTCACACCAGAGGAATACCTGTACTAGTCAGTCCCACAAAACTTGACAAAAAGCCAAAGTTGGACGGGAACCGTGAGCTCCTaattatgagtttttttaaaacaaagcaACTACTCCTATAAagtattgtattgtattgtatgCCTAAAAAGGTGGCTCTGACAGTTGGTACTCACTTGGCCACTTGATGCAGGTGAGCCTGGCCCTTTtgagctgttttttttttttttttttttggagaaagccCTTTTGAGCTGTTGAAATAGGCACTAGTTACATTTCTcactaaaatatattataatataatataatatatggtCCTTCTTTTGCCTACAATTTGATGTTCATAAGTATATCTATAGGTTTCgtttggattaaatttattgttactgaaactgaaaattgaaaactgaaaatactgtaataaaataatttttaaatgtgtgaatagtaccgtgggatccatttttaatatttttttaatgtatgaacaGTGTTGCTACAGTGATAAACAGTTCGTGAACAGTGATGGAACAGTGCGtaaacagtaaaatttgtctcatgaacagtaaattttgCTCCCTTAAACgcgtgaaagcaaaaaaaaaaaagaaaaaagaagcaaaacgtGACGCGGGATTCTGCGgaaacgctgaatccaaacgcTCACATAATTTTCGATCCACACGTTTTCTTAATTCTCAATTCTCAAGGAAGCTGTTGttgctgtttgtttgtttgtttggtttttttttttttttttttttttttaagcaaggaagtaaaaattgttgttaaattATTAACGAGAAAGCTAATGAATGCTCTTAGGataggaaaattattaagtacttttagagtatcataaatgcataGTCTCCCCTCTCACTTGAATAGTAGAtcccatcataaatttaattagtgggacctaccattcatgtgagaggagggagtatacatttatggtactttgggagtatacaatttttttttttttagggtaatggttaacaatccaattaaagaaagtttttatgggaaaagaaaaaaaaaagtaattaatgttttgacagttttttccattttccaaaaaagtaatgccaaaattttcctaaaattaattgataacattttctaaaaaaaaaatttttcattgaTAACTATTCTAATACGGGCACCCGTTAGCATGACCTATTATTAATatcatatacaaaaaaaatcatgccATGTTGCTATTAATTATGGTcattatttcaaattattaGCTGTCATTGTTTGGGAATATTACCCCTCTTGGTATGGAGCTAGTATCTTATGTGCCCGGGATATGAGATTTATGTCTCATTAATATGTGTAGGGCTTACATGTCATGAGACATAAGTCTCATAGGTTGAGTGCATACAAAACTTTCACTGGGTGTGGAGTTTGAGCTGTTTCAAACTAGATACAAGTTAACTTCAGTGTACTGGAATTGATACTGTAAGGACCTAGTTTGAACTTTTAACCCAACAAATGTATGGACTTaaacccaaaaagcccaaagtaataaatttgtagagaatgtgttggaaaactgggttttaGTGAATTAAGTAACCGACCTATGGATTTTGATgacataaaaagaaagataatagacgttcactaaagaaaaaaagtccCTGGCCAAGTTCGAGGAGActgattcttaaatattattctcaaagCTTTACTACAAGTCTGGTTCtagattgctacaatgtttcttctatttttcttctttttccctccCCCTTTAGAAGGAGGGTCTCTCCCATTATATAGCCCTCTTTGGGCCATCTTGATCCcacacttgttgattatctgaACCTTTATTTGAGTACTTGTCACATCAGACACTCACTTTGGctttttgtgagttgcggttgtcaaggcagtactgttcaagggtcttctccacataaatgcggccagaaaaatAGATGcaatgcattcaatgcggtggtagcagctttcccttagatattttttggGGTTTCCTTATCTCTTGCACGTTTCTGGGGTACGTCCTTGTCACTAATTTTTCTTGGAAGGTCGCCTTGATCATTAGGATCTGTGTTTAACCTATTCTTAGCTGGTTcgaggagacactcctcctcggatCACCTTCCCATCCATGCTCTGTTAGTAAAGTCTAACTCAAACCATTTTGTACTGCTTGCTTGTCTTCGGATTACTTACCTCTTCGGACAAGACCCAAGGCCCAGTATGTGATTTGAGCCCCTAACCCCACCGATACGATATAGACACATGTTTAATTTTTGCTAAGTGTTTGCATTGTGTAGAGTACTGAAGCTAACCCCTATCCAATCcctatatatattgattatgaataataaaatttaccattgttttctaatttttttttttttaaatgaagataTGAATCACCTATAAAATCAAAtggtttttcatataaaatgaGTTTGTTATTACTATTGAGAGGGTTGTTTTTTGGAAACACATACTCTTAGTGTGGAAATAGTGTCGTCGAATAGATGTGGAGAAATTTTAAGGAGATTGGAGTAAATACCCAAGCTAGCATTAACATttttcactatatatatatatatatatataataaatagagGCAAACTTACTGAAATCTTTAAGTAACAAATAGTAAGCATgtctatttacatatttattaaaaatgaataaaaataggattataaataaaaaatgaagttttacaaaattataaagtaattaattaaaagaaatgagATAGAGCAAATGCATAGTAAGAAAtgttatatttacaatattttcacaacaaatcatacgTGACAGATTGTTACCGATTGTTATTGGTTGACAAAAACGTAATTTTAGTGGtagatttaaattaaaaccaataataattaacaacctatgaattattgtaaaaatgtaaTGATCGTAGCACTTTCCAATATATAGTTACAACAATTCGAAGAAGGGAAAGAAATTCTAAAATGCACCAAAATAGTGAATGACTCATCAAAACATATGTTCTTGAATCCAATAAGAGGAAGGGAAATGAATTCTAAAATGTACCAAACTAGTGAGATGGATGTTTTGCAATGGTCACAAATAATCTCATATAGTCGAAGAGAGCTGAATAGCAAGAGTTCTATGCCTCCATGACATTGCAATTGCAAGTTTCCAATTCATCCATCCTTAAAATAATGTGAGcatgtaattattatttattttattgtaataattaattgttaataataataaatagctACTTGCTCATGGAAAAGGACATTCACAGATCACAGCCTTGTGATGTATGGAGGGCAGTTTATGAAGGGGAGGGTGGTCCTTTACGTGGATTTCCACTAATACCCCTTTTGACATTCTTacctcaaagtttacaaaattaaatGTTTATCCGCTATTTATTGAAGCTGGTACGTGTTTATCTTGTCCTACTTTCCTGCAAAGTTGTGAGTGATATAATCCTATAACCAGTATATTGGCACGTTTTCAcgtagagatttttttttttgggttaaaatgcaaaaaaaaaatttggttcttTAACATATAGCAAATGTTTTTCAATTAAGATTTTTCTATCAACATTTGCTATATATTAtggttaatttaaaaaaaaaaaaattcaaaatttttaaataaaaaaaactcaattaatgattgaaaaacatctttcagtttttttttttttataattttttaacaaaaattgtcgaaaaagtcttaattgaataaatcgaAAATTTAGaagactaaaataaataaaaataaagttagaaaattaaaatcaaacatGAAGAAATATAGAAGTTCACCTTTgaattttaacttaatttttttaaaagaaagatatggAGATTATTTGTTGTCAATGTCATCACTCATCAATTTGCAAGTTGGAAAGTTATTGGACAGGTAGTAGTTGCTTTAATGAAGGCAAACTCATCACTCATTGTTGGAAAGTTTCGTTTTTTTATGAAGGCAAACgtataaatttcaaaacaacAGAGAGAAACAATTTTATGGCGGTACAACTCAATATATGATGAGTGATGACTGATGATTACACAGTTGCAATAATATCCTCAAGACTTGTGCTCATCtcaattcttttaaattacctAAATTACTGGATGATGTATATAACAgtctattttcttctcttaattATAAACCCCATTCTCCCAGTTAATATTAGACTAGTACATAAAACACTGAAACTCGTAGTTGGAGGAATATCCTTCCCCTCAAGACTGGATCTAAGATCTAATAACCCAATGCCATTATGGATCACATACATGAACTTTACATCTCTTTCTTCTTGTCAAGACTAGACTATTAATTGTTACCTGTAGAGGACGGCCTAGCTAGGCCCCCTTCTAAACCTTAGATCCACCGCTGTCTACTTCAATGATTTGAAGATATTTCATTTCACCATCTAGGATTGGAAACTACCAAAAACCTACCTCAATAAACTTGAGACCTCACCATAGGGTCGTACAGTGAGATTGATAAGTTCATatcaaaaactttttcttttttttttcaaaaaaaaaaaaagaaaaggtcgAACTCGAATTTCGTATGGACTACATGAAGTTCCTAAAATAACATATCACCTTGTTTCGACTATTGTTTGCAATATGATTCGAAAAATCAAGGAACAATGTGGGCAAAAACTCACTTCAAAAAACACCACTATGCTTAATAATAACTCAATTGAGGAGCACATAAAAAGAggtagttattattatttttaaatgattataATATGCTACTAACTCAGTAGATCatacatttttttctctaaaccCTCAAGTACGTTACGTATGAGAATgtgtcaattcagctacaaaACCTTTGACAATCAAGATAGTTAGTTAAAGTCATTtctaaaataattcttattttCCACTTGTATTGGAGAAACATATGAGAAAATAGGGTTACAATCGTGTTTATATAATCTATTATGTGAGAAAAGTATTGTTTTGCTCACTATGCTCTACTCCCCTGGGCTACACCCGCAATGCCTCCAAGTCAATGGTTCAATATCAAATATGAGCCAACTCTAACGCATAGAAATTaggtaattataaaaaaaagatttttttggaattaatttCAAGATGCTTACTAGAAATTTTAAACACAATATCTCATAGCTGTTATGAAATCTTAGGAAATGCAAACCTTAGCCCCAACACTCCCATAAAAGTAGTTATCCATTCCTTTATCAGTTGTAGCAATACACTTATTCACGAATgaacatattaataaaagtagaaTATAGTAAACAGAAAGAAATATCCATCAACACGGCAAATGGCCTACTGGTAAAGAACTTGGGCCAGCAAGACTTTCGCCTTGAGTTTGAGTCTCCCTCCCATTAATGAGAGCGTTATTGTGTCTATCTCCTTCTTGGTTGTCTTGAACGTATTGGGTCTCATACCTacgcattttttttattctctttaacccaataaaaaaatgaaaaaagaaagacagaAATATCctattagttttatttatatatatatataataaaaaatgttctaTTAGTAAGAGTTCGGTTAGCAAATtccatttattaataaattattttatatttttttttataaaaattaaaacaattattataaaatttagtttttttttttttaaattttttcataagAAATTTACTAAAAGGCACCCATTAGTAAAATTTTAGTAGTATTTGAACAGTATGCACAAGCAGTCAGATGCACATAAAAGTTGGAAGATGGAACCTGTCCAGAAAAGATAAGGGAAATGGGAGGGATGGGGGTACCGTTGACGGCACGGTATATAAAAACGAGAGAATAGCCGATCGAAAAGGAACAAAAGTATGGTGTcagaaaaataatatgagaCAATGAGTGTCGGGTGAGTGACAATTGCTACTAGTACAACGTGGTCCATGCTATTATGCCAGAGCCAAAGCCACTGCCACATCACAATCGCAATCAAGCCCACACATCTCACGTGTGCTGTTCACTGTTCAGTCATCACTGGTGCAGTGTTACGAATCACActgattataataaaataaaagagcacGGATCACAAATTTTGTCACACCTATATACGGTGGAGTTTTACATTCATTGTTTTTATTCTACTATTCATTACTTGTTGCACAAGTTAGTTGCGGTAAAAATTGTGATTAGCAACAAAAGTTTTTTCCTTCACTTTGTCGTATGTGCTCTCTGTAGataggggtggcaatttttatccatatccatgaacccacccattacccaccttatttggataagtcttaacccaacccatttgaatatttgggttaaatgggtaaagacccatttggttatttaattagatgggtctaaatggataatcccactaatacccactaaacccatctaaaatttaaataaacaacataaaatctaaatttctagaaaatgactaaaatacccctgaaacttaaaaaatgaccaaaatactaccaaaacccaaaaaatcaccaaaatacccccgaaacctaaaaaatgaccaaaatacctcccaaaacctaaaaattaccaaaatacccccaaaaccaaaaaaatgaccaaaatatccttgaaacccaaaaaatgaccaaaatacccccaaaacccagcaaatgaccaaaataccccccccaaaacctaaaaatgaccaaaataccctcaaaatccaaaaaatgaccaaaatacctctgaaatccaaaaaatgaccaaaatacccctaaaacctaaaaattactaaaataccaccaaaactgactaaaatacccccgaaacctaaaaatgaccaaaatacctccaaaacccaaaaaatgaccaaaatacccctaaaacctaaaaatgaccaaaatacctccaaaacccaaaaaatgacaaaaataccctcgaaacccaaaaaatgaccaaaattctcccaaaacccaaaaaatgaccaaaatacccccaaaacccacaaaatgaccaaaatacctccaaaatccaaaaaatgaccaaaatacctctgaaacccaaaaaatgacaaaaatacccctaaaacctaaaaattactaaaataccaccaaaacccaaaaactgaccaaaatacccccgaaatctaaaaatgaccgaaatacctccaaaacccaaaaaaaaaaccaaaatacccttgaaacccaaaaaatgaccaaaatacttctgaaacccaaaaaatgaccaaaatacctccaaaatccaaaaaatgacaaaaataccctcgaaacccaaaaaatgaccaaaattcccccaaaacccaaaaaatgaccaaaatacccccaaaacccacaaaatgaccaaaatacctccaaaatctctaaaatgagcaaaataccccccaaaacctctcaaatgtccaaaatatccccaaaacccaaaaactgaccaaaataccctcaaaacccaaaaaatgaccaaaatacccccaaaacccacaaaatgagaaaaaaacctccaaaacctctaaaatgagcaaaatacccacccacccccccccccaaaaaacctctaaaatgtccaaaatatccccaaaacccaaaaattaccaaaataccctaaaaacccaaaaaatgaccaaaatgcttcataaacctaaaaaatgaccaaaataccccctaaaccttaaaaatgaccgaaatacctttgaaaccttaaaattaccaaaaatacctccgaaa encodes:
- the LOC126706163 gene encoding O-fucosyltransferase 23; protein product: MDISSSNCKQSKFCGRHLNSIACKCVILVVVSLVIRAALLPTITFSGSGGIEQKSLVLLHNRSLSVNSDLGIRKDKFLEVPQIVWGLNNQKIAFARACLTARMLNRTLLMPSLSASLFYKEVDLLKPISLDKVFQFDKFNSLCAGFVRLGRCSDLLNQTGVFELHKGSGRKWTIERDLDQLRQHTEDPIDGYEVIRIVGKNPFLWHDHWPVKDYAKVFECLVLVDEITKEADKVVTKIREKVLELRSNTEPVQDGANSEGSTLRLVPYVAVHMRIEIDWMIHCKNLEQRLNISQICSSKEEIIERVGNVVGLKTPTVVYLAVADSLLEDSSILNGWKEGLLPLEKKKLGVDGIYKKYPYLIQSAIDYEVCLRADVFVGNSFSTFSSLIALERTQKMIKMGVTSSCGMHVRWPSYAYNILGESKGPRSWMTNMSDSSLQAISYGSNDISC